Proteins from a single region of Primulina tabacum isolate GXHZ01 chromosome 5, ASM2559414v2, whole genome shotgun sequence:
- the LOC142546685 gene encoding uncharacterized protein LOC142546685, which yields MDTAGTHRQPFVLKEINWDKLDKTKFYVYGAGIFTGVSVALYPISVVKTRLQVVSHDTVERNAFSVVKCLLKTDGIPGLYKGFGTVVTGAIPTRIIFLTALETTKVAAFKMVEPFKLPEPSQAAIANGMAGMMASLCSQAAFVPIDVVSQKLMVQGYSGNATYSGGLDVVRKIIKADGIRGLYRGFGLSVLTYSPSSAVWWASYGASQRVIWRLLDNGIGHDGSKPSEGKILLVQAAGGIVAGASASCITTPLDTIKTRLQVLEHENRPTARQVVKKLIADDGWTGLYRGLGPRFFSMSAWGTSMILAYEYLKRLCAKDE from the exons ATGGATACCGCTGGAACTCATAGACAACCGTTCGTTCTAAAGGAGATAAACTGGGACAA ACTCGACAAAACTAAGTTTTACGTATATGGAGCTGGGATTTTTACTGGAGTGTCGGTGGCACTTTATCCAATTTCAGTTGTGAAGACCAGGCTACAAGTTGTTTCCCATGACACAGTGGAAAGAAATGCATTTTCTGTTGTTAAATGCCTGCTAAAAACAGATGGAATCCCTGGTTTGTATAAAGGTTTTGGCACTGTCGTTACTGGAGCTATACCTACCAGAATTATATTTCTTACTGCCTTAGAGACCACAAAAGTGGCTGCTTTCAAGATGGTTGAGCCATTTAAATTGCCAGAGCCTTCACAAGCAGCTATAGCAAATGGGATGGCAGGCATGATGGCATCTCTTTGTTCCCAAGCTGCATTTGTCCCCATTGATGTG GTTAGTCAAAAATTGATGGTGCAAGGATATTCTGGCAATGCAACTTACAGCGGGGGCCTGGACGTCGTTCGTAAAATTATCAAAGCTGATGGGATTCGGGGACTATACAGGGGATTTGGTTTGTCTGTTTTGACTTATTCACCATCAAGTGCAGTCTGGTGGGCAAGCTATGGTGCAAGTCAACGTGTGATCTGGAG ACTCTTAGATAACGGCATTGGACACGATGGTTCCAAACCAAGTGAAGGAAAAATTCTGTTAGTTCAAGCTGCTGGAGGGATTGTTGCTGGTGCTTCTGCGTCATGCATCACAACCCCATTGGACACAATCAAAACTCGCTTGCAG GTTCTGGAGCATGAAAATAGACCTACTGCAAGACAAGTGGTTAAAAAATTGATTGCCGATGATGGATGGACTGGATTATATAGGGGATTAGGCCCAAGATTTTTCAGCATGTCTGCTTGGGGAACTTCAATGATACTGGCCTATGAATATCTGA AGCGCTTGTGTGCCAAAGATGAATAG
- the LOC142546686 gene encoding receptor-like protein kinase FERONIA, whose translation MKTIISFLLLLLLHFIAAAAAAAAPYNATDYILLDCGAPSKQTDENERSWDSDERSKYEPPEATAISISSKASQQHSSVTQVPYLTARVFTSNFTYTFPLLAGPKFLRLYFYPSMFSGYNGSESFFTVTANGFVLMKNFSVSLNSDPSNPAFIKEFIFNVDSNQRLNLTFIPNPESFAFVNGIEIVSVPEKLYFRGNDQPLKTSTQVFYLRNDTALENLYRLNVGGSDIEVQNDTGMFRAWNQDDIHIFGADYGYTPHEDNASIKYNSRTPAYTAPEIVYTTARVTGNTSVSLEWAFPVDSGFNYLFRLHFCEIQQEVTKQNQRVFTISINNETVETQADIISWTGGNDIPIFMDYVAWVPDDGRHGKKDLRLSLTPDKLSQPEYYSAVLNGLEIFKISDSYRSLAAANPEPSEDQLTPKAETNPVTKKKKSSPLIYAIIASVIAAIVVAAVVSFLIFRRRRRVKDSVHASFPKSSWVPLSTASRSTTKTTGSGFSLPSDLCRHLLLEEIKSATNNFDDTYVIGKGGFGNVYKGYIDTAGSNAGATVTAVAIKRLNPSSNQGAREFQTEIEMLSKLRHLHLVSLIGYCDENGEMILVYDYMSHGTLREHLYNSENPPLKWIDRLKICIGAAKGLHYLHTGTKYPIIHRDVKSTNILLDEKWVAKVSDFGLSKVSPTGDGPSHVSTVVKGSFGYVDPEYYQRRQLTDKSDVYSFGVVLVEVLCGRPAILQNLPREQMNLAEWAKSCYKKGILDKIIDPNLRGGISSASLNKYIETAMICLMDKGIERPVMSDVLWSLEFALQRQEEAENDGGGGQFFELSPLYPLMKNGEANTTDEEEIFSGGDQNVSGSKSTNLFTDSSERLKSGGVFSEIKNPLGR comes from the coding sequence ATGAAAACCATCATCTccttcctcctcctcctcctcctccacttcatcgccgccgccgccgccgccgcggCTCCGTATAATGCCACCGACTACATACTCCTAGATTGTGGAGCACCGTCAAAACAAACAGATGAAAACGAGAGGAGCTGGGACAGCGACGAGCGCTCGAAATACGAACCACCCGAGGCCACCGCCATATCCATCTCCTCTAAAGCTTCGCAGCAGCACTCATCTGTGACACAGGTACCGTACCTGACGGCGCGTGTCTTCACCTCCAACTTCACATATACTTTCCCGCTTCTGGCCGGGCCGAAATTCCTCCGTTTGTATTTCTACCCGAGCATGTTCTCCGGTTACAATGGTTCAGAGTCTTTTTTCACGGTCACGGCGAATGGGTTcgttttaatgaaaaatttcaGTGTGTCTCTCAATTCTGATCCCAGTAATCCTGCGTTTATCAAGGAATTTATCTTTAATGTTGATTCAAATCAGAGGCTTAACTTAACTTTCATACCCAATCCGGAGTCCTTTGCTTTCGTTAATGGGATTGAAATTGTATCGGTCCCTGAAAAGCTGTATTTCCGAGGAAATGACCAGCCGCTCAAGACTTCTACTCAAGTGTTTTATCTGAGAAACGATACAGCTCTGGAAAATCTTTACCGGCTAAATGTTGGTGGAAGCGATATAGAAGTTCAGAATGATACGGGTATGTTTCGTGCCTGGAATCAAGATGATATCCATATATTTGGTGCAGATTACGGTTACACTCCTCATGAAGACAATGCTTCGATTAAGTATAACTCCCGAACGCCGGCTTATACTGCGCCGGAAATTGTCTACACCACTGCGAGAGTGACAGGCAATACGAGCGTGAGCCTGGAGTGGGCTTTTCCTGTTGATTCCGGGTTTAATTACCTGTTCAGACTCCATTTTTGCGAGATTCAGCAGGAGGTGACGAAGCAGAACCAAAGGGTTTTCACGATTTCCATCAACAATGAGACGGTGGAGACACAGGCTGACATAATTAGTTGGACTGGCGGGAATGATATTCCTATCTTCATGGACTATGTGGCATGGGTTCCGGACGATGGCCGCCATGGAAAGAAAGATCTCCGGCTTTCTTTAACTCCGGATAAGTTAAGCCAACCAGAATATTACAGTGCTGTTTTAAACGGTCTggaaattttcaaaatcagtgATTCGTATCGGAGTCTTGCAGCAGCCAATCCAGAACCTTCGGAGGATCAGTTAACCCCAAAAGCTGAGACGAATCCAGTGACCAAGAAGAAGAAAAGTTCTCCATTGATTTACGCTATTATTGCAAGTGTAATTGCAGCTATTGTTGTGGCCGCCGTCGTAAGTTTCTTGATTTTCCGGCGGCGCAGGAGAGTGAAAGACTCTGTGCACGCTAGTTTTCCCAAGTCATCGTGGGTCCCATTATCAACCGCGTCAAGATCTACCACAAAGACCACCGGTTCCGGCTTCTCCCTGCCGTCGGATTTATGCAGACATCTCTTGCTCGAGGAGATCAAATCGGCAACCAATAACTTCGATGATACTTATGTAATTGGCAAAGGAGGATTCGGCAACGTGTACAAAGGGTACATAGACACAGCCGGTTCCAACGCTGGAGCCACGGTTACTGCGGTGGCAATCAAAAGACTGAACCCATCATCAAACCAAGGTGCTCGGGAATTCCAAACTGAAATCGAAATGTTATCCAAACTCAGACACCTGCACTTAGTATCCCTAATCGGCTATTGCGACGAAAATGGAGAAATGATCTTAGTCTACGATTACATGTCCCATGGAACTCTGCGTGAGCATCTATACAATTCTGAAAATCCACCATTAAAATGGATCGACCGCCTCAAAATCTGCATTGGCGCTGCAAAAGGGTTGCATTATCTCCACACGGGCACCAAATACCCAATCATACATCGCGATGTGAAATCTACCAACAtattattggatgaaaaatgggTTGCAAAGGTATCAGATTTCGGGTTGTCGAAAGTGAGCCCCACTGGCGACGGTCCCTCCCACGTTTCCACCGTGGTGAAAGGCAGCTTTGGGTATGTCGACCCAGAGTACTACCAGCGGCGGCAGTTAACAGACAAGTCCGACGTGTACTCATTCGGGGTCGTGTTGGTTGAAGTTCTATGCGGCCGGCCGGCAATTCTTCAGAATCTGCCTAGAGAGCAAATGAACCTGGCCGAGTGGGCTAAATCTTGCTACAAAAAAGGGATTCTTGATAAGATTATCGACCCAAATCTGCGGGGTGGAATTTCTTCTGCGAGTTTGAATAAATACATCGAGACGGCGATGATTTGCTTGATGGATAAAGGGATTGAACGGCCGGTAATGAGCGACGTGTTGTGGAGCTTGGAGTTTGCATTACAGCGGCAGGAGGAGGCCGAGAATGATGGAGGCGGCGGCCAGTTTTTCGAGTTAAGCCCGCTGTATCCATTGATGAAGAACGGAGAGGCAAACACGACAGatgaagaagaaatattttctggCGGCGACCAGAATGTTTCAGGATCAAAAAGCACCAACTTGTTCACTGATAGCAGTGAGCGATTGAAGTCCGGTGGCGTTTTCTCCGAAATCAAAAATCCATTGGGacggtaa
- the LOC142546688 gene encoding putative methylesterase 11, chloroplastic — protein MGSCFSRDGGSTATRRTSRRIANRSASLAGGGSVGSNRWARIRSSRKEDGLIHEQALAAAILFQKQKQNAGGTKFDRSSSLRYPSVKEKKNQALPRSSSSRARSLTDPLLQPHQLVIQDINLANLETSHFILVHGGGFGAWCWYKTIALLEEGGYKVTAVELTGSGIHSFDTNHITSLSQYVKPLTDIFEKLAEGEKVILVGHDFGGACISYAMELFPSKVSKAIFIAATMLIDGQSALDVFSEEESNELMRRAQVFLYANGKDQSPTAIDFDKSLLKDLLFNQSPTKDVALASVSMRSIPFSPVLEKLSLSETKQGVVRRFFIKTLEDNAIPVVVQECMINRSPPEQVFNLKGADHSPFFSKPQALHKLFVEVSKIP, from the exons ATGGGGTCATGTTTCTCGCGGGACGGTGGATCAACGGCGACGAGAAGAACATCGAGGCGAATTGCGAATCGCTCAGCCTCGCTGGCGGGAGGCGGCTCTGTGGGAAGCAATCGGTGGGCGAGGATTCGATCATCGAGGAAAGAGGATGGCTTGATTCATGAGCAAGCGCTGGCGGCGGCGATCCTGTTTcagaaacagaagcagaacgCAGGTGGGACAAAGTTTGACAGGTCTTCTTCGTTAAGGTATCCGAGTGTTAAAGAGAAGAAAAATCAGGCGTTGCCGAGGAGTTCGAGCTCCAGAGCTAGGTCGCTCACTGATCCCCTGCTACAACCTCATCAACTTGTTATTCAG GATATCAACCTTGCGAATCTTGAAACCAGCCATTTCATACTTGTTCATGGTGGTGGCTTTGGTGCCTGGTGCTGGTATAAAACGATTGCGCTACTAGAGGAAGGTGGATATAAAGTAACAGCTGTGGAGTTGACTGGTTCTGGGATTCATTCATTTGACACGAACCACATCACCAGTCTTTCACAATATGTGAAACCGCTTACTGATATTTTTGAGAAGCTGGCCGAAGGAGAGAAG gtgattttaGTTGGACACGATTTTGGCGGGGCATGTATATCATACGCAATGGAGCTGTTTCCCTCTAAAGTttcaaaagctatttttatTGCTGCAACAATGTTGATCGATGGCCAAAGTGCCCTTGATGTGTTTTCAGAG GAGGAATCAAATGAATTGATGCGACGAGCACAGGTATTCCTATATGCCAATGGAAAAGATCAATCTCCAACCGCTATTGATTTCGACAAGTCCCTCTTGAAAGACTTGCTATTCAACCAGAGTCCCACAAAG GATGTTGCATTGGCTTCTGTCTCAATGAGATCAATTCCCTTTTCACCAGTTTTGGAGAAACTCTCTCTTTCTGAAACAAAGCAAGGGGTTGTAAGAAGGTTTTTTATCAAAACGCTGGAAGACAATGCCATACCCGTTGTTGTACAAGAATGCATGATAAATAGAAGCCCTCCAGAGCAGGTATTCAATCTTAAAGGTGCAGACCACTCGCCTTTTTTCTCAAAGCCTCAGGCGTTGCATAAACTTTTTGTAGAGGTATCGAAGATTCCATGA